The region ttttgtttttatttttcttgagtagattattattattatttttgatgagtAAAGGTACCACTTATATTTCGGTCTGGCAGGAAACATGAAAGTGAAATACTGCTTAGGAAATACCTGTTTGATCTTCAGCAGCAAATATAACATGACACGAAGGCCTTACTTCAGGATCGTGGTTCAGTTATAACAATAGCCGCTCCTCCTCTGCTGTGTGCCATTTGCTGCTCTAAAGCACAGTACAATACATAATCTCTTATCCCCATAACAACACTTTGAGATGGTTATTGttacctccattttacaaatgagaactgGAGCTTGAAATATTTGTCTCCTAAGATTACAAAGGCTAGTGAATGACAGACCCAGATTGGAAACCAGGTCTGTATTTCCATAGCCTATGTTCTTAGCCACTTTATTATACTCCCTCACTATCCATGTGTGAAATCtaagtatttggttttccttcAGTACTTTTGACTTAGCAAAGACAAGTACTTTCAGgaagccttaatttttttttttcgccCCTTTCGCTTTCTCTGTTTTAGCACCACATTAAATACCAGCATTTGCTGAAGAAGAAGTATGTATGTCCCCATCCCTCCTGTGGACGACTCTTCAGGCTCCAGAAGCAACTTCTGCGACATGCCAAACATCATACAGgtacttttaaaatgtgtttatcaaGTAGGTAATTGTACTGTGCTTTAGTTTTGCATGTTGGTAATGATAACGTTTTTCTAACATAAGTCTTAAAAGATTCTATAGTCAAGTGCGGGGAAAAggtgtgaaaataaaatgtagtaagaCAAATTTTACAAGGGATGGGCAGACTAGGACTTTTGAATTTTTATCCTTTGACTTCTTGAACTTCTATGACCAGGATAATGATCTTCTATTGAGCATTTATTCTGTATCAACTGTGGACTaaatacgttatgtatattattgcTAATTAGTCTATTCAACACcactaaatttgtttatattgATCTTATTTTACAGCTAAGAAACTAGAAGCTTGGCAGGATTAAGTAACCTGCCCATGGTCACATAGCTAGTTTTTAGGAGAAGCATAATACCCTGCTGCTATTGGAACTGTGAAGGCTAGCTGTTGAATTTGCATGTAAACTCCCATAGGAACTGTCAAAAAGAGTTGCTGAGTGTCTGCAATATGTATTATAGAATAGACTCAAATTCAATTTATTTGTAACCACTGACCATCTCAGTGCAGTGTACCTAATAGGAACAAATTGGGTGCATACCACTGAGTATGTCCCAGACACTTGATAATTACACATTACCTTCTCAACAGTCTTAGAGAGTAAGTCTAGGAATTCTACTTGTAGAAATATGTCTCCTGCCCAAGGTCATACTGATAAATGAAATAACTCCTTCATTGACTGtaggaaagttacttaacttctctcttCACTTTTCCTTCTCTGTGTATTAAGGATACCAATATCAGTTATtgtaaggatgaaatgagataacataAAATGCTATTGactgcacagagcctggcacaataCCAGGATTGAACTTGAATCTTAATCACTCCAAAGTCTACAGTTTTCTTATACCATGTTTCTTCAGAGTTATTTCCACAAGTAACagttatttctgtttcttgataGGTACTGCAATTTCTCTGTTCCTTCTGCTCCCTGTTAATACTGTTTTATGCCATAGAAAAGTTATTTCTGACAGCCACTTTAGATTGTTTTAGTTAAATATCAAAAGCCTATGAAAAACTGTTTTATAAATTCAGtccatttcaaatatttatatttggttAATACAATTTATGATGTTTTACTTTTGCAAATTAGTATATACAGACTTTTTTTGCAAATGTCGTTTATTTAGCAAATAGATGCCCCACACAGGTTTGTCCTGCTGTGGAACTGGAAATGTGGACATGACCTGGGAGATGCTAAGAGTTTCCTAAGTTAGAACTGTGCGTTTTTAGACCTTGCTATATAAAGTATGGAATACAGACCAACCAGCATTGACATCACTTGGGTTCTTATTAGAGATACAGCATCTCAGGCCCTGCttcagacctgctgaatcagcatatacatttaatAAGCTATCCAGGTGATCTCTAAGCTGTTTGGAAAGGAGTATAAGATTAAATTGGATATTGTTCACCTTTTAACTTAAATTCATGTTTTCATTCTCATTAATTCTGGTAATTTGAAGCAAAAGGAGTAGAAAATGTAGTggtcattaattcaacaaatatatatagagagcATCTCTTTGTGCATGGGCTTCCCAAACACGGTAAAGAAATGAATAAGTACAATGCTCCTTTGCCTCATAGATTCCACACCGCGTTACCACATTCATCAGAAATCCTGCATAATGGGGTTGAGGGTGTTGTGAGTGACAAAGGGAGGTAGTTGAAAGGTGCAGAAGATGGGTAGGAGAATAAGGTAAAGTAATACAGgtgttatttacatatatttgataGCAGCAACTCCAGTCTTTTGAGAAAAGTTTATCTATCTTGGGTAACATTTTTTAAACCTGAAACAGGGTATGATTACCTCTAGATCAGTTTTCTTCTATACAGTGCCaagttcttgttttttgtttttgttttgtttgaatgcCAGATTCTTTCTGTGTAATCATTCAGTTTTCATTGTCtgtgaaaaaaattgttttaaggagtaaaatatatggaaaatatagTTGTTTACTTGCTAACCACTTGGTATCCAAGACCTGGATTAGTGGTAAAATTGAGATTAGGATtccatttcttatatttttatctagtttttctgtttgtttttgttttttttttttaaacaggtccTTATGCTACTgaatgttggatttttttttaaagcaatacttttcttttttaaattttgtttacccAAAGTGTTTATACATTGAAAACAGCATTGCTTTTACTCTAAATTGCCTGCCCCATCATCTGCTTACTTACTGTAAGGGAAAATATTTACAGGGTATCTAAATAGAACACTAACCACAGTATTTTCTTCATAGATCAAAGGGATTATATCTGTGAATATTGTGCTCGGGCCTTCAAGAGTTCCCACAATCTGGCAGTGCACCGGATGATTCACACTGGCGAGAAGCCATTACAGTGAGTATTATTTACTGGTGAACATCTGGGTGAGAAGGATATATGCCCTACTTGAAGGTTTGCTGCTTTACAAACATATTAGTTGCCACTGCTGTTTACTTTCATCAAATAAATGAGTGGATATTGATTGGGGGCATTAGTTAGTGGCCTTTTTCTTAGTTTCCCTCTGTTTTTCAGGCAAACAGAAGAAGATCAGATTAGTTTTCTATCTAGTAACATTTCCCAATCCTTCAAAAGAAGTATGTTACtgattattgtgtgtgtgtgtgtgtgtgtgtgtgtgtatgctctAAACTCTAACCCTGATCCTGAATAAGAGCACTCTTTATTTCTCTGTTGGATCAgccatttccttttctcctctccttagATGTGAGATCTGTGGATTTACTTGTCGACAAAAGGCATCTCTTAATTGGCACATGAAGAAACATGATGCAGACTCCTTCTACCAGTTTTCTTGCAATATCTGTGGCAAAAAATTTGAGAAGAAGGACAGCGTAGTGGCACACAAGGCAAAAAGCCACCCTGAGGTGCTGATTGCAGAAGCTCTGGCTGCCAATGCAGGCGCCCTCATCACCAGCACAGATATCTTGGGCACTAACCCAGAGTCCCTGACGCAGCCTTCAGATGGTCAgggtcttcctcttcttcctgagcCCTTGGGAAACTCAACCTCTGGAGAGTGCCTACTGTTAGAAGCTGAAGGGATGTCAAAGTCATACTGCAGTGGGACGGAACGGGTGAGCCTGATGGCTGATGGGAAGATCTTTGTGGGAAGCGGCAGCAGTGGAGGCACTGAAGGGCTGGTTATGAACTCAGATATACTCGGTGCTACCACAGAGGTTCTGATTGAAGATTCAGACTCTGCCGGACCTTAGTGGACAGGAAGACTTGGGGCATGGGACAGCTCAGACTttgtatttaaaagttaaaaaggacaaaaaaaaaaaaatctaaagcatTTAAAATCTAGTGAAATAACTGAAGGGCCTGCTCTTTCCATTGTGGATcacagcacacacatacatacaccctccacccccccatccccatcccctgtTCTCCCTCTATTGCTCCCCTTATAAAATTGATGTTGTCTTTACCAGAAAGGTAgacaaaaaagaagcagcagcagctctTAAAGTGAGGGTTATTCTCATACTCGGTTCCAGCCATCAGCAGACTTCCTGCTCATCGGCAGATCCCCCTTTCCAACCTGTAACTCTGATGTGCTCTGGATCAGCTTTTAGCTTTTAATCGTATATTACTGTCTTCTAAATCCCTTCTCCTCCTCTACTGCTGCCCTATGGTTCTGGCTCCTACCCCCTGCGGCACACTTATCTTCAAATACCATAGAATTCTAATCTCTGGAGGCTGGCAGCTTGACTTGGCACTTTAGGGCCCCTTAGCAGGGTGAGCTGTTAAAACAGCACACATCTCTCATCCCCTCTTCCTTTATTCCCCCCTGGGTTTCAGAAAGGAAGGATATATGGGGACCACCTCCCTCCTCTTTGATCCCAGCATCTCAGTCCCCTTCCCAACCCTCCATATGGCTCTCAATGGTGCTCACTTGCTTGTAAGCAGGCTCCCAATAGGGAGGGGGCTGCCCTCTACAGTCTCTTTGACTGTAAGACAGGGCTCTGTATCAGTGAGACGATGAGAAAAGTCCCAGGCTAATGGCAGAAATTTGCACTTTGAacatgtgtgtttttgtgttgtGGAACCTGAGATTCCTTATTTATTAACAgaaagtctgattttttttttttttctggagtcttTGTTGCTATATTTTGTGGGGCTGGGAGAGAGAGATTAGATTATT is a window of Gorilla gorilla gorilla isolate KB3781 chromosome 9, NHGRI_mGorGor1-v2.1_pri, whole genome shotgun sequence DNA encoding:
- the ZFP91 gene encoding E3 ubiquitin-protein ligase ZFP91 isoform X5, producing MALIFKDLGVCIEKVTTDKDPKEEKEEEDDSALPQEVSIAASRPSRGWRSSRTSVSRHRDTENTRSSRSKTGSLQLICKSEPNTDQLDYDVGEEHQSPGGISSEEEEEEEEEMLISEEEIPFKDDPRDETYKPHLERHVSDFTADMLMKYKETPKPRRKSGKVKEEKEKKEIKVEVEVEVKEEENEIREDEEPPRKRGRRRKDDKSPRLPKRRKKPPIQYVRCEMEGCGTVLAHPRYLQHHIKYQHLLKKKYVCPHPSCGRLFRLQKQLLRHAKHHTDQRDYICEYCARAFKSSHNLAVHRMIHTGEKPLQCEICGFTCRQKASLNWHMKKHDADSFYQFSCNICGKKFEKKDSVVAHKAKSHPEVLIAEALAANAGALITSTDILGTNPESLTQPSDGQGLPLLPEPLGNSTSGECLLLEAEGMSKSYCSGTERVSLMADGKIFVGSGSSGGTEGLVMNSDILGATTEVLIEDSDSAGP